The following are encoded in a window of Carassius auratus strain Wakin chromosome 6, ASM336829v1, whole genome shotgun sequence genomic DNA:
- the cldn34a gene encoding claudin-34, translated as MAYLPQSVHWQFAGLVLGFVGWIMTASISGVNDWRIWYVDNQTVITGGLAWVGVWRVCFNSHILDSAEICKSISLTDSFTPPEIAAAQVLCMVAVGVGVLAILVAGHAVRNAISGVNNRHVRLTFVMACSLFWLTAVCSLVPVFWNMNSVLANLTIDFPPDFYLPSAPVKQEVGPGIGIGIGSGCLLIVSGLLLMCYSYPKTKVPKSGETGHFDNSPRNEGFLGVIKESMDEGVINPAYESEKL; from the coding sequence ATGGCTTACCTTCCCCAGTCAGTCCATTGGCAGTTTGCAGGTCTAGTGCTTGGGTTTGTAGGATGGATAATGACAGCCTCCATTTCTGGGGTGAACGACTGGAGGATATGGTACGTGGACAATCAGACGGTCATCACCGGAGGACTGGCCTGGGTCGGAGTGTGGCGCGTCTGTTTCAACAGCCACATTTTGGATTCGGCTGAGATCTGCAAAAGCATCAGCCTTACAGATTCATTCACTCCACCAGAAATAGCAGCTGCCCAGGTACTTTGCATGGTTGCTGTTGGCGTGGGGGTGCTTGCAATCCTAGTGGCGGGACATGCGGTGAGAAATGCCATCTCTGGGGTTAACAACAGGCATGTCAGATTGACCTTTGTGATGGCGTGCTCCTTGTTCTGGCTAACTGCCGTGTGTTCGCTGGTCCCCGTCTTTTGGAATATGAATTCTGTGCTGGCGAACCTCACTATAGACTTCCCGCCTGATTTCTACTTGCCTTCTGCTCCAGTGAAACAGGAAGTAGGTCCAGGGATTGGGATTGGGATCGGTTCAGGTTGCCTGCTCATTGTAAGTGGACTACTCTTAATGTGCTACAGCTATCCCAAAACCAAAGTGCCTAAGAGTGGAGAAACTGGACATTTTGACAACAGTCCAAGAAATGAAGGCTTTCTTGGTGTAATTAAAGAGAGTATGGATGAGGGTGTGATCAACCCAGCGTATGAATCAGAGAAGCTTTAA
- the cldn33b gene encoding putative claudin-24, with protein MTNPCMVFLEVLGMLIGMGGWFCSLAATIMPQWLSLSTELMGMESYEQGLWEACVIQEVAGTECRPYDTILGLEPKFMLARILICISDATCLLGLLLTIPAMSQINCLKSEEGRRTKRGLKITAGVFLCIAGLFVLFPVSYIAHDIVVKFFDETIPHVVPRSEFGDALFIGWAAGLLDVVAAALLFASCSDSRDSELHLVHHIQRQEIRTIDGSKKRTEYV; from the coding sequence ATGACAAACCCATGCATGGTGTTTCTGGAAGTGCTTGGGATGCTGATCGGGATGGGCGGCTGGTTTTGTTCATTGGCAGCCACCATCATGCCTCAGTGGTTATCACTTTCTACTGAACTAATGGGTATGGAGAGCTACGAACAAGGGCTTTGGGAGGCTTGCGTGATCCAGGAGGTTGCTGGCACGGAGTGTCGCCCCTATGATACTATCCTAGGCCTCGAGCCCAAGTTCATGCTGGCCCGTATTCTAATATGCATTTCGGATGCCACATGTCTTCTCGGACTGCTCCTCACCATTCCTGCCATGAGTCAGATCAACTGCTTGAAGAGTGAGGAGGGAAGGAGGACCAAGCGAGGTTTGAAGATCACGGCCGGTGTGTTTTTATGCATCGCTGGATTGTTTGTGCTCTTTCCCGTCTCCTACATCGCTCACGATATTGTTGTTAAGTTCTTTGATGAGACCATACCTCACGTGGTGCCACGTTCCGAGTTTGGGGACGCGCTGTTTATCGGCTGGGCTGCAGGACTTCTTGACGTTGTGGCAGCCGCGCTGTTATTCGCCTCTTGCTCTGACTCAAGAGACAGTGAACTACATCTGGTGCATCACATTCAAAGGCAGGAGATCAGAACTATTGATGGTTCGAAAAAACGCACTGAGTATGTTTGA